One part of the Polyangiaceae bacterium genome encodes these proteins:
- a CDS encoding CHAD domain-containing protein, giving the protein MKQTPEDSVLIAPENRDYERHLRTYVARHAGALFSNWDFESASDPVEAIHDLRVASRRLRALLEVLGFLVPEHVAKRRPLRKVTRGAGALREWDVNSEYLAEMIERSASHLEAAALEHVAVRVDEHRADERKATSKRLGRLSPERIQRGLHELVESLVRAVLVAPLDELGRAALEPRTEALLTSLPDAKADVAGEHLHQVRIHIKRLRYAVELLAPLLGEGYASIHKQLKGLQQDLGRHHDLFVLQGVLLAERDFLNTQGRKHLVMGLAGPLHHVAAEQRELAEAFLRGSESFNPEAFRQLMLDSLKGPAALR; this is encoded by the coding sequence TTGAAGCAAACCCCCGAGGACTCTGTGCTGATCGCTCCCGAGAACCGCGACTACGAGCGCCACCTGCGCACCTACGTGGCACGGCACGCGGGGGCTCTGTTCAGCAACTGGGATTTCGAGAGCGCGAGCGATCCGGTGGAGGCCATCCACGACCTGCGCGTCGCGTCGCGCAGGCTGCGCGCGTTGCTCGAGGTGCTGGGCTTCTTGGTGCCGGAGCATGTCGCCAAGCGGCGACCGCTGAGAAAGGTCACTCGGGGCGCGGGCGCGCTACGCGAATGGGATGTCAATTCCGAATACCTCGCGGAAATGATTGAGCGTTCAGCCTCGCACTTGGAGGCAGCGGCGCTGGAGCACGTCGCCGTGCGCGTGGACGAGCATCGCGCCGATGAACGCAAGGCCACGAGCAAGCGCCTTGGGCGACTCTCACCCGAACGCATCCAGAGGGGACTGCACGAGCTCGTCGAGAGCCTGGTACGTGCGGTACTGGTCGCACCCCTCGACGAGCTGGGGCGCGCAGCGCTTGAGCCTCGAACCGAGGCGCTGCTCACGTCGCTACCGGACGCCAAAGCAGACGTTGCTGGCGAGCACCTCCACCAGGTCCGAATCCACATCAAGCGCTTGCGCTACGCCGTGGAGCTGCTGGCGCCGCTGCTCGGCGAGGGTTACGCCAGCATTCACAAGCAGCTCAAGGGGCTGCAGCAAGACCTGGGACGCCATCACGACCTGTTCGTGTTGCAGGGCGTTCTGCTGGCAGAGCGCGATTTCCTGAACACTCAGGGGCGCAAGCACCTGGTGATGGGCCTCGCCGGGCCGCTTCATCACGTCGCTGCGGAGCAGCGCGAGTTGGCCGAAGCCTTTCTTCGCGGAAGCGAGAGCTTCAATCCAGAGGCCTTTCGTCAGCTCATGCTGGACTCGCTCAAAGGCCCAGCTGCTTTGCGATGA
- a CDS encoding endonuclease/exonuclease/phosphatase family protein, whose amino-acid sequence MLTLNIWNKSGPWAQRAELIRQGLAELAPDVVGLQEVLQLEGRAGDPEGDQLAELNARLGYHAAYAKAADFGGGLQFGNALLSRFPILEHTRIALPDCDSGEQRSALYALVQHPHGPLPVFVTHLNWKLHQSDVRQRQIASLVDHVFRLAPLDEQRLPPIVMGDFNAEPDSDEMRFMRGLTTLDGRSVYFTDVWVFAGSDAERRARDGAPGYTFDSRNPYAALAHEPPRRIDYIYVRGPDRKFRGEPIDARVVFDAEDPAATGVWPTDHFGVFCRLHVAPRE is encoded by the coding sequence GTGTTGACGCTGAACATCTGGAACAAATCTGGGCCGTGGGCGCAGCGAGCGGAGCTGATTCGTCAAGGTCTTGCTGAGCTCGCTCCGGATGTCGTCGGGTTGCAAGAGGTGCTTCAGCTCGAGGGGCGCGCGGGAGATCCTGAGGGCGATCAGCTCGCCGAGCTCAACGCGCGCCTCGGCTACCACGCTGCCTACGCGAAGGCCGCTGACTTCGGTGGGGGCTTGCAGTTTGGTAACGCGCTGCTCAGCCGTTTCCCGATCTTGGAGCACACCCGGATCGCACTGCCTGACTGCGATAGCGGCGAGCAGCGGAGCGCGCTCTACGCGCTGGTGCAACACCCCCACGGGCCGTTGCCGGTGTTCGTTACGCACCTCAACTGGAAGCTTCATCAGAGCGATGTGCGCCAGCGCCAAATCGCGAGCCTCGTGGACCACGTCTTTCGCCTGGCACCGCTAGACGAGCAGCGTCTTCCACCGATTGTGATGGGCGACTTCAACGCCGAGCCGGACTCTGACGAGATGCGCTTCATGAGGGGCCTAACCACGCTCGATGGGCGCTCCGTCTACTTCACTGACGTCTGGGTGTTCGCCGGGAGCGACGCTGAGCGTCGCGCCAGGGACGGCGCGCCGGGCTACACCTTCGATTCACGGAATCCCTATGCAGCGCTGGCTCACGAGCCGCCGCGGCGTATCGACTATATCTACGTGCGGGGCCCTGATCGTAAGTTCCGTGGGGAACCGATTGACGCTCGCGTGGTGTTCGACGCGGAGGACCCAGCGGCGACTGGTGTGTGGCCAACGGATCACTTTGGTGTCTTTTGTCGGCTCCACGTGGCACCTCGTGAATAG
- a CDS encoding acyl-CoA dehydrogenase family protein, which yields MPLDESHKLFAETCLRFARERIAPHVVEWEEAGTFPRELYTEAAEAGILGVSFPEEYGGGGGDLLHSLISVETLLEGGSSGLLASIGSLGIALPPILNLGNEEQKQRFLPPVLSGEKIAALGITEPGTGSDVAGIRTKAVRDGDHYVLSGSKLFITSGVRADYVSVLARTGPDPHGGLTFFVVERGMPGFSVSRALNKTGWWASDTAELAFDEVRVPVANRIGDEGSGFLAIMQNFQNERLSLAFYGHATAEICLKDAIAYAKERQAFGKPLVGFQVTRHKLAHMATQVQAAKTFNWDVAKRVAAGEYLVGEVSMAKNFACQVAQEVCYEAVQVFGGMGYMRETRVERLSRDARILPIGGGTTEIMNEIIAKQLGL from the coding sequence ATGCCCTTGGACGAATCCCACAAGCTCTTCGCCGAGACCTGTCTACGCTTCGCGCGTGAACGCATCGCGCCTCACGTCGTGGAGTGGGAGGAAGCGGGGACCTTCCCCCGCGAGCTCTACACCGAGGCCGCGGAAGCTGGCATCTTGGGTGTGAGTTTCCCCGAGGAATACGGCGGCGGCGGCGGGGATCTGCTACACAGCTTGATCAGCGTAGAGACGCTGCTCGAGGGTGGTTCGAGTGGCTTGCTCGCCAGTATTGGTTCCTTGGGGATCGCCCTCCCCCCCATCCTCAACTTGGGTAACGAAGAGCAAAAGCAGCGGTTTCTGCCGCCGGTACTGAGTGGCGAGAAAATCGCCGCCCTCGGTATCACGGAGCCTGGGACAGGCAGCGACGTCGCAGGCATTCGCACCAAAGCCGTGCGAGACGGAGACCACTATGTCCTGAGCGGCTCGAAGCTCTTCATCACCAGCGGTGTACGCGCAGACTACGTGTCAGTGCTAGCTCGGACGGGGCCCGACCCCCACGGTGGTCTGACCTTCTTCGTCGTCGAACGCGGCATGCCGGGGTTCAGCGTGAGCCGGGCTTTGAACAAAACCGGCTGGTGGGCAAGCGACACTGCGGAGCTAGCGTTCGACGAAGTGCGTGTGCCCGTCGCCAACCGGATTGGGGATGAAGGGTCGGGCTTTCTGGCGATCATGCAGAACTTCCAGAACGAGCGGCTCTCGTTGGCGTTCTATGGCCACGCGACTGCGGAGATCTGCCTGAAAGATGCCATCGCCTATGCGAAGGAGCGCCAAGCGTTTGGTAAGCCGCTCGTAGGCTTTCAGGTGACGCGCCACAAGCTCGCCCACATGGCGACGCAAGTGCAAGCGGCAAAGACCTTCAACTGGGACGTCGCCAAGCGCGTTGCCGCGGGGGAATACCTCGTGGGAGAGGTCAGCATGGCGAAGAACTTCGCCTGCCAGGTAGCTCAGGAAGTTTGCTACGAGGCAGTGCAGGTCTTCGGTGGCATGGGCTATATGCGAGAGACGCGCGTAGAGCGGCTTTCCCGGGACGCACGCATCTTACCCATCGGCGGTGGCACCACGGAGATCATGAACGAGATCATCGCAAAGCAGCTGGGCCTTTGA
- a CDS encoding ROK family protein translates to MSNIGVDMGGTRIKAGIVEGARILRSETVDTNAGASPSDVLDAVARAVRALTTTPTRVGFAIPGEVDGTGACWQLPNVPGFAGVNIQQELERRVGCPVVVENDATVAALGEALHGWGAEYPSFLMVTLGTGVGGGLVLDGKLRRGSHGFAGEIGHLQIDRSPSAPKDAAGLAGTLEAYAGTHALLAKFRELGGEGSEVLHIAESARRGETAGCKTFEMMGEALGEALNGIQVVLDLDAIVFTGGISRSFDLVEPSIRSAMRRRAYAEPLVSVPLLQSKLGDAAGLVGAAHLVDA, encoded by the coding sequence ATGAGCAACATCGGCGTGGACATGGGGGGAACCCGCATCAAAGCGGGGATCGTTGAAGGCGCGCGCATCTTGCGGAGCGAGACCGTCGACACGAACGCGGGGGCGAGTCCAAGCGACGTGCTCGACGCCGTGGCGCGCGCAGTGCGTGCGCTTACCACCACGCCGACCCGTGTTGGTTTCGCGATCCCGGGTGAAGTCGATGGCACCGGCGCCTGCTGGCAGTTGCCAAACGTGCCTGGCTTTGCGGGCGTCAACATTCAGCAGGAGCTCGAGCGTCGAGTCGGGTGCCCCGTGGTGGTGGAGAACGACGCGACGGTGGCCGCGCTGGGTGAGGCGCTCCACGGCTGGGGCGCGGAGTACCCGAGCTTTCTCATGGTGACGCTAGGCACCGGCGTGGGCGGCGGGTTGGTCCTGGACGGCAAGCTACGCCGTGGCAGCCATGGCTTCGCCGGTGAGATTGGGCACCTGCAAATCGATCGCTCTCCGAGCGCTCCCAAAGACGCTGCCGGTCTCGCTGGCACACTCGAGGCATACGCCGGCACCCATGCGCTGCTCGCCAAGTTTCGCGAACTCGGGGGTGAGGGTAGCGAGGTGCTCCACATCGCCGAGAGCGCTCGCCGCGGGGAAACGGCGGGGTGCAAGACATTCGAGATGATGGGCGAAGCGCTTGGCGAGGCATTGAACGGGATCCAGGTCGTGCTGGATCTGGACGCCATCGTCTTCACTGGTGGGATCTCGCGCTCGTTCGATTTGGTGGAGCCGAGCATTCGCTCGGCAATGCGTCGGCGCGCGTACGCCGAGCCGCTGGTCAGCGTGCCGCTGTTGCAGTCGAAGCTCGGGGACGCAGCAGGTTTGGTCGGCGCGGCGCACCTGGTCGACGCCTAA